Sequence from the Chloroflexota bacterium genome:
GGTAGGCCTTATGTTCCTCGTGCTCTTATTGGGGAGAGGATGGCACCTACATCACCCATTTTCCCTCTGCAAGAGTTCTCATCTTGTTTCTCTATGCACTGTATGAACCCGGCAACGTGGGCAATACTTCCTCAACGCCAGACGGTCCGGATCATTCTTCTTATTCTTGGTCGTTGTATAGTTGCGTTCCTTACATTGAGAGCAAGCCAGGGCGATGATTATCCTGACTT
This genomic interval carries:
- the rpmG gene encoding 50S ribosomal protein L33; protein product: MIIALACSQCKERNYTTTKNKKNDPDRLALRKYCPRCRVHTVHRETR